The Gemmata palustris genome includes a region encoding these proteins:
- a CDS encoding vWA domain-containing protein translates to MLPEPPSPEQLAVANAARALKLVSATLPHLSGLCHSVRVRVTKKYPVAAIGASGLLLVNPTVFVSASLPDLVFVVAHELMHLALDTFGRGGNAKPRLVNIAHDYVINDILSVELNRPVPLGGLVRPGARRESLETLVRELARNGNRLDDCWTVERKKKPKRVKRPKSAIQQELERAGLVPPEPDEPDEDDTDSDEFPAGDALTAEEEGELEPELGPKDWSAHRDRVRREAVRSISLKELRDQMDQATGYGHGADAGATRTLMEAVATAYQPPWQLALQHWLDAVSPGPRSYARPSRRGAERDDGVILAGRRREGWALHVVLDTSGSMMNTLPHVLGLLASFCEGAGVNQVHVVQCDVGVTADEWIDPAELARYKITGFGGSDMSPALDELAGDPEVRAVLVLTDGYISYPDTEPPYSVLWGLVDGYSTFRPHYGTVVHIKT, encoded by the coding sequence ATGCTACCCGAGCCACCTTCACCCGAGCAACTCGCTGTCGCGAACGCGGCCCGCGCGCTCAAACTCGTTTCCGCCACACTCCCGCACCTATCGGGGCTGTGCCACAGCGTCCGCGTGCGGGTCACGAAAAAGTACCCGGTCGCGGCCATCGGCGCCTCCGGGCTGCTGCTCGTGAACCCCACCGTGTTCGTGTCCGCGTCGCTCCCGGATCTCGTGTTCGTGGTGGCACACGAACTGATGCACCTCGCGCTCGACACGTTCGGCCGGGGCGGGAACGCCAAGCCGCGCCTCGTAAACATCGCACACGACTACGTCATCAACGACATCCTCTCGGTCGAACTGAACCGCCCGGTCCCGCTCGGCGGGCTAGTGCGCCCCGGAGCACGCCGGGAATCGCTCGAAACACTGGTCCGGGAACTCGCGCGCAACGGGAACAGACTCGACGACTGCTGGACCGTGGAGCGCAAGAAGAAGCCGAAGCGCGTGAAGAGGCCCAAGAGCGCGATTCAGCAGGAACTCGAGCGCGCGGGCCTGGTTCCCCCGGAGCCCGATGAACCCGACGAAGACGATACCGATTCGGACGAGTTCCCGGCGGGCGACGCGCTCACCGCCGAAGAGGAGGGCGAACTGGAACCGGAGTTGGGGCCGAAAGACTGGTCGGCGCACCGCGACCGGGTGCGCCGCGAGGCGGTCCGGTCGATCAGCCTGAAGGAGCTCCGCGACCAGATGGACCAAGCGACCGGTTACGGGCACGGCGCGGACGCCGGCGCGACGCGCACCCTCATGGAAGCGGTCGCCACCGCGTACCAACCGCCGTGGCAACTCGCGCTCCAGCACTGGCTCGACGCCGTTTCGCCCGGTCCGCGCAGTTACGCGCGCCCGAGCCGGAGGGGGGCCGAGCGCGACGACGGCGTGATCCTCGCCGGGCGCAGGCGCGAGGGCTGGGCGCTACACGTCGTGCTGGACACGAGCGGCTCGATGATGAACACGCTCCCGCACGTCCTGGGGCTCCTCGCGTCGTTTTGCGAGGGCGCGGGGGTGAATCAAGTTCACGTCGTGCAGTGCGACGTCGGCGTGACGGCCGACGAGTGGATCGACCCGGCCGAGCTCGCGCGTTACAAGATCACCGGGTTCGGCGGGAGCGACATGAGCCCCGCGCTGGACGAACTCGCGGGCGACCCGGAAGTCCGCGCGGTGCTGGTGCTCACCGACGGGTACATCTCGTACCCGGACACGGAGCCACCGTACAGTGTGCTCTGGGGACTGGTGGACGGGTACAGCACGTTTCGCCCGCACTACGGCACGGTGGTTCACATCAAAACGTAG
- a CDS encoding ATP-binding protein — MTQPAPPPAVTLSQAKELIRCLADSESLLLLAPPGVGKSEAVRQAAREAGLELRSLLGTQIAPEDVSGVPKLVGNRAVFCPPRLLLPDDNEPFCLFLDELPAAPPEVQKAFYSLLLERRLGEYRLPKGTWVVAAGNRSEDRALVRTLSSALVNRVFVVPVRVDLDEWLAWAERNGVRPEIRSFIRHVPLALQRPVPADPVPFSTPRAWALLSRDLQLAEGAGKLSRDERRALAFGRLTPHDAGLFCALCEDGLADLRPAADYIENPALLPASETAMWFVVNRVRQAIGAQQLRAPDGQPAPAFGAKVNTFLAAVGEEYRFALMLDQVDQWAALGANAVMLDTLKTVTGLPPGE; from the coding sequence ATGACCCAACCCGCCCCCCCGCCGGCCGTCACACTATCGCAGGCCAAGGAACTGATCCGGTGCCTCGCGGACAGTGAGAGCCTACTGTTACTCGCACCACCCGGAGTGGGGAAGTCCGAAGCGGTACGGCAAGCGGCGCGGGAAGCCGGCCTCGAACTCCGCTCGCTTCTGGGAACACAGATCGCGCCCGAAGACGTGTCCGGGGTGCCAAAGTTGGTTGGCAACCGCGCGGTCTTCTGCCCGCCGCGCCTGCTGCTCCCGGATGACAACGAGCCGTTCTGCCTCTTCCTTGATGAACTCCCGGCGGCGCCGCCCGAAGTGCAAAAGGCTTTCTATTCGCTGCTCCTGGAGCGCCGACTCGGTGAGTACCGGCTCCCCAAAGGCACGTGGGTCGTTGCGGCCGGGAACCGGAGCGAGGACCGCGCGCTGGTGCGAACACTCTCTAGCGCGCTCGTGAACCGCGTGTTCGTGGTGCCGGTGCGTGTCGACCTCGACGAATGGCTCGCGTGGGCGGAACGGAACGGTGTGCGCCCGGAGATCCGCTCTTTCATTCGCCACGTCCCGCTCGCGCTCCAGCGCCCCGTACCCGCGGACCCGGTGCCCTTCTCCACGCCGCGCGCCTGGGCGCTGCTCTCGCGCGACCTGCAGCTCGCGGAAGGGGCCGGAAAGCTGTCACGGGACGAGCGCCGCGCGCTCGCGTTCGGGCGCCTGACGCCACACGACGCCGGGTTGTTCTGCGCGCTGTGCGAAGACGGCCTCGCCGACCTCCGCCCGGCCGCGGACTACATCGAGAACCCGGCGCTCCTACCGGCGTCGGAAACCGCGATGTGGTTCGTCGTCAACCGCGTCCGACAAGCGATCGGCGCGCAACAGCTCCGCGCTCCAGACGGGCAACCAGCGCCCGCGTTCGGCGCGAAGGTCAACACGTTCCTGGCCGCGGTCGGCGAAGAGTACCGCTTCGCGCTGATGCTGGATCAGGTCGACCAGTGGGCCGCACTCGGCGCAAACGCCGTCATGCTCGACACACTGAAAACTGTAACCGGCTTGCCTCCGGGAGAATGA